A single genomic interval of Prionailurus viverrinus isolate Anna chromosome A2, UM_Priviv_1.0, whole genome shotgun sequence harbors:
- the TSPAN33 gene encoding tetraspanin-33 isoform X2, protein MARRPGAPAAYGEEFTFVSPLVKYLLFFFNMLFWVISMVMVAVGVYARLMKHAAALACLAVDPAILLIVVGVLMFLLTFCGCIGSLRENICLLQTFSLCLTIVFLLQLAAGILGFVFSDKARGKVSEIINNAIVHYRDDLDLQNLIDFGQKKFSCCGGNSYKDWSQNMYFNCSEDNPSRERCSVPYSCCLPTPNQAVINTMCGQGMQALDYLEASKVIYTNGCIDKLVNWIHSNLFLLGGVALGLAIPQLVGILLSQILVNQIKDQIKLQLYNQQHRADPWY, encoded by the exons ATGGCCCGGAGACCCGGGGCGCCGGCCGCCTATGGGGAGGAGTTCACCTTCGTCAGCCCGCTGGTGAAATACCTGCTCTTCTTCTTCAACATGCTCTTCTGG GTGATTTCCATGGTGATGGTGGCTGTGGGAGTCTACGCTCGGCTGATGAAGCATGCAG CAGCCTTGGCCTGCCTGGCAGTGGACCCTGCCATCCTGCTGATCGTGGTGGGCGTTCTCATGTTCCTACTCACCTTCTGTGGCTGCATTGGATCCCTCCGTGAGAACATCTGCCTCCTACAGACG TTCTCACTCTGCCTCACCATCGTGTTCCTGCTACAGCTGGCTGCAGGGATCCTGGGCTTCGTCTTCTCAGACAAG GCACGAGGGAAAGTGAGCGAGATCATCAATAATGCCATTGTGCACTACCGAGATGACTTGGACCTACAGAACCTCATTGATTTTGGCCAGAAGAAG TTCAGTTGCTGTGGAGGGAATTCCTATAAGGACTGGTCGCAGAACATGTACTTCAACTGTTCAGAAGACAACCCCAGCCGTGAGCGCTGCTCTGTGCCTTACTCCTGTTGCTTGCCTACCCCCAACCAG GCAGTGATCAACACCATGTGTGGCCAAGGTATGCAGGCCCTTGACTACTTGGAAGCTAGTAAAGTCATCTATACCAATGGCTGTATTGACAAATTGGTCAACTGGATACACAGCAACCTCTTCCTTCTTGGTGGTGTAGCACTGGGCCTGGCCATCCCCCAG CTGGTAGGAATCCTGCTGTCTCAGATCCTTGTGAATCAGATCAAAGATCAGATCAAGCTACAGCTCTACAATCAGCAGCACCGGGCCGACCCATGGTACTGA
- the TSPAN33 gene encoding tetraspanin-33 isoform X1, whose product MARRPGAPAAYGEEFTFVSPLVKYLLFFFNMLFWVISMVMVAVGVYARLMKHAEAALACLAVDPAILLIVVGVLMFLLTFCGCIGSLRENICLLQTFSLCLTIVFLLQLAAGILGFVFSDKARGKVSEIINNAIVHYRDDLDLQNLIDFGQKKFSCCGGNSYKDWSQNMYFNCSEDNPSRERCSVPYSCCLPTPNQAVINTMCGQGMQALDYLEASKVIYTNGCIDKLVNWIHSNLFLLGGVALGLAIPQLVGILLSQILVNQIKDQIKLQLYNQQHRADPWY is encoded by the exons ATGGCCCGGAGACCCGGGGCGCCGGCCGCCTATGGGGAGGAGTTCACCTTCGTCAGCCCGCTGGTGAAATACCTGCTCTTCTTCTTCAACATGCTCTTCTGG GTGATTTCCATGGTGATGGTGGCTGTGGGAGTCTACGCTCGGCTGATGAAGCATGCAG AAGCAGCCTTGGCCTGCCTGGCAGTGGACCCTGCCATCCTGCTGATCGTGGTGGGCGTTCTCATGTTCCTACTCACCTTCTGTGGCTGCATTGGATCCCTCCGTGAGAACATCTGCCTCCTACAGACG TTCTCACTCTGCCTCACCATCGTGTTCCTGCTACAGCTGGCTGCAGGGATCCTGGGCTTCGTCTTCTCAGACAAG GCACGAGGGAAAGTGAGCGAGATCATCAATAATGCCATTGTGCACTACCGAGATGACTTGGACCTACAGAACCTCATTGATTTTGGCCAGAAGAAG TTCAGTTGCTGTGGAGGGAATTCCTATAAGGACTGGTCGCAGAACATGTACTTCAACTGTTCAGAAGACAACCCCAGCCGTGAGCGCTGCTCTGTGCCTTACTCCTGTTGCTTGCCTACCCCCAACCAG GCAGTGATCAACACCATGTGTGGCCAAGGTATGCAGGCCCTTGACTACTTGGAAGCTAGTAAAGTCATCTATACCAATGGCTGTATTGACAAATTGGTCAACTGGATACACAGCAACCTCTTCCTTCTTGGTGGTGTAGCACTGGGCCTGGCCATCCCCCAG CTGGTAGGAATCCTGCTGTCTCAGATCCTTGTGAATCAGATCAAAGATCAGATCAAGCTACAGCTCTACAATCAGCAGCACCGGGCCGACCCATGGTACTGA